In one Bryobacteraceae bacterium genomic region, the following are encoded:
- a CDS encoding carboxypeptidase regulatory-like domain-containing protein: MRLARFAAFATLSVSMAMAQSDRGTITGTVSDSAGAVIPGADVRATNVASGTPYGTTTTDTGDYTIPQVQPGAYRVAVTQQGFKQFQVSNVVVIAGGTIRVDARLEIGQVSESIEVTSDVAQIQTETAKVSTQVSTKMVDELPLVVGGAMRGAFDLALITPEANEPEDKGFNIGGAQGGSYGATLDGVSILTSRFNSVQWANVNTPSVDAITEFAVETNGFKAEFGRGQGGMITFASKSGTNALHGTAYEFLRNDALDARRFFEAQKGKYKQHDFGYSAGGPVWIPKLYDGRNKTFFFTSGEWFRNRVGAGSGRFSVPTSEMYRGDFSNWVNASNQRLTIYDPSTTRANPSGSGFIRTPFAGNMIPQARFSPLIQNYLKIVEPFAQPNNGAAPGTSDYVRNNYINSSGTALDPWTKYSIKADHNFGINDKVSFLYNYGLHERVPGPDGFPGLPGPLNSNRIDNQKSHVYRGTYSKVITPTLVNYMYGGVNFWKERHDATTLDGNWESQGVCLEGAWDCNRNLLRTDFSDYTGWVANAYDGSENFVFSFGNDLTWTKGKHTIKAGYLWERMHYNGFGQQTIGGLVRGDRRLTSVPNNNNLNTGGGNGFASLLLGESFSGGTENDRFVGQQWRSHAWYVQDDIKVTSRLTVNLGVRYEFTLPPLEQTDKWSDFDPTRPNPRANGIPGALKFAGFGPGRENARTITPGWFGGIGPRFGMAYAIGSGTVIRASLGRSFGVVKTVTGSTHFEGSTLVFRPASLDNGVTAAFNVDQGLPPYTRPPVIDPSFSNGNNTAYWDNEAVRLPETYQWNLSVQRQLNSTMVFETSYNATVGAHLVAGLKRPNQLPFSVYQQYGRSVLAANMNSPLAGNAGIVRPYANIDCDFSSTCAPVSVAQALRPFPQYRDIQTRQGHGDKSGHSSYHAWLMKLEKRYSAGLTLQGSYVGSKILTDADSTDGDNGAIDHYNRRLEKSIGQYDLTHNLKMTYIYELPFGKGKMFLTAGPLSWILGNWRLAGTHFYSSGFPIALVNSNNYLIFNGRAAATVNTYDNWIADNGSNPNWLGSDRFFQPANFFGAQPLDRLGNATRFNPKARQPWNLNENFSLAKSFRLTESMRVDFRWELFNAFNRVRFATGSSNVQDPNFGRVQGTLNGPRRMQLGLKLYF; the protein is encoded by the coding sequence ATGCGGTTAGCCCGCTTCGCTGCGTTCGCGACTCTCTCTGTTTCGATGGCGATGGCACAGTCGGACCGAGGCACTATCACCGGTACGGTGAGCGACTCGGCCGGCGCCGTGATACCGGGGGCCGACGTGAGAGCCACTAATGTGGCTTCCGGCACCCCGTACGGCACAACGACGACGGATACCGGGGACTACACGATTCCCCAGGTGCAGCCGGGCGCCTACCGGGTGGCGGTGACCCAGCAGGGCTTCAAGCAGTTCCAGGTGTCGAACGTGGTGGTGATCGCCGGCGGCACGATTCGCGTGGACGCGCGGCTGGAGATCGGGCAGGTCTCCGAGTCGATTGAGGTGACGAGCGATGTCGCGCAGATCCAGACGGAGACGGCGAAGGTCTCTACCCAGGTATCGACGAAGATGGTGGACGAATTGCCGCTTGTTGTCGGCGGAGCGATGCGCGGCGCCTTCGACCTGGCGCTGATTACGCCGGAGGCGAACGAGCCCGAGGACAAAGGCTTCAACATCGGCGGCGCGCAGGGCGGCAGTTACGGCGCCACGCTTGACGGCGTTTCGATTCTCACGTCGCGGTTCAACTCGGTGCAGTGGGCCAACGTCAACACGCCCTCGGTGGACGCGATCACGGAGTTCGCCGTGGAGACGAACGGGTTCAAGGCCGAGTTCGGCCGCGGGCAGGGCGGCATGATCACGTTCGCGTCGAAGTCCGGCACCAACGCGCTGCACGGCACCGCGTACGAGTTCCTGCGCAACGACGCGCTCGACGCGAGGCGGTTCTTCGAAGCCCAGAAGGGCAAGTACAAGCAGCATGACTTCGGCTACTCGGCCGGCGGCCCGGTATGGATCCCGAAGCTCTATGACGGGCGGAACAAAACGTTCTTCTTCACGTCCGGCGAGTGGTTTCGCAACCGAGTGGGCGCGGGATCGGGCCGGTTCAGCGTGCCGACCTCCGAGATGTACCGCGGCGATTTCTCCAACTGGGTGAACGCGAGCAATCAGCGGCTGACGATCTACGATCCTTCGACGACGCGGGCAAACCCGAGCGGCTCCGGATTCATCCGCACGCCATTCGCCGGCAACATGATTCCGCAGGCTCGTTTCTCGCCACTGATCCAGAACTATCTGAAAATCGTGGAGCCGTTCGCGCAGCCGAACAACGGCGCCGCGCCCGGTACGAGCGACTACGTCCGCAACAACTACATCAACAGCTCCGGCACGGCGCTCGACCCGTGGACCAAGTACAGCATCAAGGCGGACCACAATTTCGGCATCAACGATAAGGTGAGTTTCCTTTACAACTATGGGCTGCACGAGCGGGTTCCCGGTCCGGACGGATTCCCGGGGCTTCCGGGTCCGCTAAACTCGAACCGGATCGACAACCAGAAGAGCCATGTTTATCGCGGCACGTACTCGAAGGTGATTACGCCGACGCTGGTGAACTACATGTACGGCGGCGTGAACTTCTGGAAGGAACGGCACGACGCGACGACGCTCGACGGCAACTGGGAGTCGCAGGGCGTCTGCCTGGAAGGCGCCTGGGACTGCAACCGGAATCTACTGCGCACGGACTTCTCCGACTACACGGGCTGGGTGGCCAACGCCTACGACGGCTCCGAGAACTTCGTGTTCAGCTTCGGGAACGATCTCACATGGACGAAGGGCAAGCACACGATCAAGGCCGGCTATCTGTGGGAGCGGATGCACTACAACGGCTTCGGCCAGCAAACGATCGGCGGGCTGGTGCGCGGCGACCGGCGGTTGACCAGCGTGCCGAACAACAACAACCTGAACACGGGCGGCGGGAACGGGTTCGCGTCGCTGCTGCTCGGCGAGTCGTTCAGCGGCGGCACGGAGAACGACCGTTTCGTGGGGCAGCAGTGGCGCAGCCATGCCTGGTACGTGCAGGACGATATCAAAGTGACTTCCCGCCTGACGGTGAATCTCGGCGTGCGTTACGAGTTCACGCTTCCTCCGCTCGAACAAACCGACAAGTGGAGCGACTTCGACCCGACGCGGCCAAATCCGCGGGCTAACGGCATTCCGGGAGCTCTGAAGTTCGCCGGCTTCGGCCCCGGGCGGGAGAACGCGCGAACGATCACGCCGGGCTGGTTCGGCGGCATCGGGCCGCGGTTCGGGATGGCCTACGCGATCGGCAGCGGCACCGTGATTCGCGCGAGCCTCGGGCGGAGCTTCGGCGTGGTGAAGACGGTGACCGGGTCGACGCACTTTGAGGGATCGACGCTCGTGTTCCGTCCGGCGAGCCTGGACAACGGGGTGACGGCCGCGTTCAACGTGGACCAGGGGCTTCCGCCCTACACGAGGCCGCCGGTGATCGACCCGAGCTTCTCCAACGGCAACAACACCGCGTACTGGGACAACGAAGCGGTTCGGCTTCCGGAGACCTACCAGTGGAACCTCTCCGTGCAACGGCAGCTCAACTCGACGATGGTGTTCGAAACTTCCTACAACGCAACGGTGGGAGCTCATCTGGTGGCCGGGCTGAAGCGTCCGAACCAGCTTCCGTTCAGCGTGTACCAGCAGTACGGGCGGAGCGTGCTGGCGGCGAACATGAACTCGCCGCTGGCGGGCAACGCGGGCATCGTGCGTCCCTACGCTAATATCGACTGCGACTTTTCGAGCACGTGCGCGCCGGTGAGCGTGGCGCAGGCGCTGCGGCCCTTCCCGCAATATCGCGATATCCAGACGCGGCAGGGGCACGGCGACAAGAGCGGCCATTCGAGCTATCACGCGTGGCTGATGAAGCTGGAGAAGCGCTACTCGGCGGGGCTGACGCTGCAGGGTTCCTACGTCGGCTCCAAGATCCTGACCGACGCCGACTCCACCGATGGCGACAACGGCGCGATCGACCACTACAACCGGCGGCTGGAGAAATCGATCGGCCAGTACGATCTCACGCACAATCTCAAGATGACCTACATCTATGAGCTGCCGTTCGGCAAGGGGAAGATGTTCCTCACCGCGGGTCCGCTTTCGTGGATTCTCGGCAACTGGCGGCTGGCCGGGACGCACTTCTACTCGAGCGGCTTCCCGATCGCGCTGGTGAACTCGAACAACTACCTGATCTTCAACGGACGCGCGGCGGCGACGGTGAACACCTACGACAACTGGATCGCCGACAACGGGAGCAATCCGAACTGGCTCGGGTCCGACCGGTTCTTCCAGCCGGCGAACTTCTTCGGCGCGCAGCCGCTGGACCGGCTGGGCAACGCGACGCGCTTCAATCCGAAGGCGCGGCAGCCGTGGAATCTCAACGAGAACTTTTCGCTCGCCAAGAGCTTCCGTCTTACCGAGTCCATGCGCGTGGACTTCCGGTGGGAACTCTTCAACGCATTCAACCGCGTGCGATTCGCCACGGGCAGCTCCAATGTGCAGGACCCGAACTTCGGCCGGGTGCAGGGGACGCTGAACGGTCCGCGACGGATGCAACTCGGTTTGAAATTGTATTTCTGA
- a CDS encoding ribonuclease J: MPENALRVVPLGGLGEFGMNCLALEYGDDLIVIDAGMMFPDAELMGVDSVIPDFTYLTDRRKNVRAVIFTHGHEDHIGAAAFLLSELDVPAYGTPFTLGLVERRLDEHDMLDHVTLNRVKPGERVQIGPFQVEFIHVTHSISQAVALAITTPLGVVIHTGDFKVDPTPTDNVPFDLHAFAEYGKRGVLLLLSDSTNADRPGSSPSERAVKPRLEEIFHRADHRLVFSTFSSSIHRIQQILDLAHEFKRKVAFLGRSMSEVTEIAHNLGLLRIPDDTLLRPQDIQNLRRDRLCVIVSGTQGEPMSAMSRVAVDNHRHLSIETGDTVVLSARIIPGNEKAIYRMMNHLARRGADLIYGAMTPPVHVSGHGSSEELKLILNLVRPRFFMPVHGEFRQLATHAGIAEQMRHSGLERTFVIESGETLTIDEYGARRGERVTVGRVCIDSGTIDEFVDDLVIRDRRHLSEDGFVLPIIAINKHTGKPEGQLELVTRGFISEAGTDLMKQARAVVMKTLESSSAEERSDWGVIQEKVRVDLKRFINKQTQRRPLIMPVILEV, from the coding sequence ATGCCCGAGAATGCTCTCCGGGTGGTCCCTCTCGGCGGTCTGGGCGAGTTCGGTATGAACTGCCTCGCCCTCGAATACGGCGACGACCTGATCGTCATCGACGCCGGCATGATGTTTCCTGACGCCGAACTCATGGGCGTCGACAGCGTCATCCCGGACTTCACCTACCTCACGGACCGCAGGAAAAACGTCCGCGCCGTCATCTTCACCCACGGCCACGAAGATCACATCGGCGCCGCCGCCTTCCTCCTTTCCGAACTCGACGTCCCCGCCTACGGCACTCCGTTCACCCTCGGCCTGGTGGAACGCCGCCTCGACGAGCACGACATGCTCGATCACGTCACGCTCAACCGCGTCAAACCGGGCGAGCGCGTACAGATCGGCCCTTTCCAGGTCGAATTCATTCACGTCACCCACTCGATCTCCCAAGCCGTCGCGCTCGCCATCACCACGCCCCTCGGCGTCGTCATCCATACCGGCGACTTCAAGGTCGACCCCACCCCCACCGACAACGTCCCGTTCGACCTGCACGCCTTCGCCGAGTACGGCAAGCGCGGCGTGCTCCTGCTGCTCTCCGATTCCACCAACGCGGACCGGCCCGGCTCCTCCCCCAGCGAACGCGCTGTCAAGCCGCGCCTCGAAGAGATCTTCCATCGCGCCGATCATCGGCTCGTCTTTTCCACCTTCAGCTCGTCCATCCACCGCATCCAGCAGATCCTCGATCTCGCCCATGAGTTCAAGCGCAAGGTGGCCTTCCTCGGCCGAAGCATGTCCGAGGTCACCGAGATCGCCCACAACCTCGGCCTGCTCCGCATCCCCGACGACACTCTCCTCCGCCCGCAGGACATCCAGAACCTCCGCCGGGACCGCCTCTGCGTCATCGTCTCCGGCACGCAGGGCGAGCCGATGTCGGCCATGTCGCGCGTCGCCGTCGACAACCACCGCCATCTCTCCATCGAAACCGGCGACACCGTCGTCCTCAGCGCCCGCATCATCCCCGGCAACGAAAAAGCGATCTACCGGATGATGAATCACCTCGCCCGCCGCGGCGCCGATCTCATCTACGGCGCCATGACGCCCCCGGTTCACGTCTCCGGCCACGGCTCCTCGGAAGAGCTCAAGCTGATTCTGAACCTCGTGCGGCCCCGCTTCTTCATGCCGGTGCATGGTGAATTCCGCCAACTCGCCACCCACGCCGGCATCGCCGAGCAGATGCGCCATTCCGGCCTGGAACGGACGTTCGTCATCGAAAGCGGCGAAACGCTCACCATTGATGAATACGGCGCCCGCCGCGGCGAACGCGTCACGGTCGGCCGTGTCTGCATCGACTCCGGAACTATCGACGAGTTCGTCGACGACCTCGTCATCCGGGACCGCCGCCACCTCTCCGAAGACGGCTTCGTCCTGCCGATCATCGCCATCAACAAGCACACCGGCAAGCCCGAAGGCCAGCTTGAACTCGTCACCCGCGGTTTCATCTCCGAAGCCGGCACGGACCTGATGAAGCAGGCGCGCGCCGTCGTGATGAAAACGCTCGAATCGTCATCGGCGGAAGAACGGAGCGACTGGGGCGTCATTCAGGAAAAAGTCCGCGTCGACCTCAAGCGGTTCATCAACAAGCAGACGCAGCGCCGCCCGTTGATCATGCCCGTCATCCTAGAAGTCTGA
- a CDS encoding FAD-binding oxidoreductase → MSGPRTIEDASGFRGSPASIHNPATIAELAAVLRDAARAHAPVAIAGGLTGVTGGAIPGPDSCAAWMISLDRMAGLRVDGDTAIAGAGVSLETLHRAAARAGLFYPPDPTEWTASVGGSIATNASGSRSFLYGATRRWIRALTVVMADGEIRRFERGHAVDFPVPRIPLPSTTKNTAGYPLAPGMDWVDLIAGSEGTLAVVAEAELALLPAPRDLITGVVFFDSEEGAIAAVDAWRGVEGLRMLEYMDRASLDLVRARFEDTPQAGAALLYEQEADDDAVDAWVDRIDAAGASPDIAWLAASQADRERFRHLRHALPEAVNDTVRRNGFLKLGSDYAAPVARNREMFEAYRRRLKREFQGAYVLFGHVGDAHLHANILPRSQAEFDRGKEAMLDLAREAVAMGGTVSAEHGLGKRKRHLLELQYLAGEIAAMRAVKTRLDPEWRLSPGNLFA, encoded by the coding sequence ATGTCCGGCCCCCGGACCATCGAAGACGCATCCGGTTTTCGCGGCTCCCCGGCCTCCATTCACAACCCGGCCACCATCGCCGAACTGGCAGCCGTCCTGCGCGATGCCGCCCGCGCCCACGCCCCGGTCGCCATCGCCGGCGGACTCACCGGAGTCACCGGCGGCGCCATTCCCGGTCCCGATTCATGCGCTGCCTGGATGATCTCGCTCGACCGCATGGCCGGCCTCCGCGTCGACGGCGACACCGCCATCGCCGGCGCCGGAGTATCGCTCGAAACGCTGCACCGTGCCGCTGCCCGCGCCGGCCTCTTCTACCCGCCGGACCCCACCGAGTGGACCGCGTCGGTGGGCGGCTCCATCGCCACCAACGCCTCCGGCTCGCGCAGCTTCCTCTACGGGGCAACCCGCCGCTGGATCCGCGCCCTCACCGTCGTCATGGCCGACGGAGAGATTCGGCGGTTCGAACGCGGCCACGCCGTCGATTTTCCCGTCCCCAGGATTCCCCTCCCCTCGACTACCAAGAACACCGCCGGCTATCCGCTCGCGCCCGGCATGGACTGGGTCGACCTGATCGCCGGCAGCGAGGGCACACTCGCCGTCGTCGCCGAGGCGGAACTCGCCCTCCTGCCCGCCCCGCGGGATTTGATCACCGGTGTCGTGTTCTTCGATAGCGAAGAAGGCGCCATCGCCGCCGTTGACGCCTGGCGCGGCGTTGAGGGCCTTCGGATGCTTGAATACATGGACCGCGCCTCCCTGGACCTCGTTCGCGCCCGGTTCGAAGACACGCCCCAAGCCGGCGCGGCGCTTCTCTACGAGCAGGAGGCCGACGACGACGCGGTCGACGCCTGGGTAGACCGCATTGACGCCGCCGGCGCTTCGCCCGACATCGCCTGGCTCGCCGCCTCGCAAGCCGACCGCGAACGCTTCCGCCACCTGCGTCACGCGCTGCCGGAAGCCGTCAACGACACCGTCCGCCGCAACGGATTCCTCAAGCTCGGCTCGGACTACGCGGCGCCCGTGGCCCGCAATCGCGAGATGTTCGAGGCCTACCGCCGCCGGCTCAAGCGTGAGTTCCAAGGCGCTTACGTATTATTCGGCCACGTCGGCGACGCGCACCTGCACGCCAATATCCTGCCGCGGTCACAAGCGGAGTTCGATCGTGGAAAGGAAGCGATGCTCGATTTGGCGCGGGAAGCGGTCGCAATGGGAGGAACCGTCAGCGCCGAGCATGGCCTGGGCAAGCGAAAACGTCACCTGCTCGAGCTTCAATATCTGGCGGGAGAGATCGCCGCGATGCGCGCGGTGAAAACTCGGCTCGACCCCGAATGGCGTCTCAGTCCAGGCAATTTATTCGCCTGA
- a CDS encoding Uma2 family endonuclease, with translation MAAASRRAGTLTRRTERLSYVNIPKKNHTRMQKRLGDLLSGAGGQQWVTLIELPFVPAPSRDASLMTADVAVVGVKRWSTDEDWLTGSPELVIEVLASENTASEMLDRERTCFRGGCREFWEVDPDRRLLRVTHKDGKSATYGDGDRVPVALFGSVTISVEEIFSS, from the coding sequence ATGGCCGCCGCCTCCAGACGGGCAGGCACACTGACTCGACGAACGGAGCGGCTTTCGTACGTGAACATACCCAAAAAGAACCACACTAGAATGCAGAAGCGCCTTGGAGACCTGCTCTCCGGCGCCGGAGGCCAGCAGTGGGTGACTCTGATCGAGCTTCCCTTCGTCCCCGCGCCTTCGCGGGACGCCTCGCTGATGACCGCCGATGTCGCCGTGGTCGGCGTTAAGCGCTGGTCCACCGACGAGGATTGGCTTACCGGCTCACCCGAACTCGTCATTGAGGTGCTCGCCTCCGAGAACACCGCCTCGGAAATGCTCGACCGCGAACGGACCTGCTTCCGCGGCGGATGCCGCGAGTTTTGGGAGGTGGATCCGGACCGGCGCCTGCTGCGAGTCACTCACAAAGACGGCAAGAGCGCCACCTACGGCGACGGCGACCGCGTGCCCGTCGCTTTGTTCGGCAGCGTTACCATCTCTGTTGAGGAGATCTTCTCCTCGTAG
- a CDS encoding class I SAM-dependent methyltransferase codes for MSSQHIQATDALVDYIRSVSHPEPDLLRRLREETAADPMARMQITPEQGWLLRLLVGLIGARRTIEIGVFTGYSSTSVALALPPGGKITACDVSDKWTSVARRYWREAGVEEKIDLHLAPARDTLDSLLAAGSAGSYDFAFIDADKTGYADYYDRCFELLRPGGLIAVDNTLWYARVIDDSVQDADTVALRAFNKKLAADLRIDLILLPVGDGLTLARKRG; via the coding sequence TTGTCCAGCCAGCACATCCAGGCTACCGACGCGCTTGTCGACTACATCCGCTCCGTCTCGCACCCGGAGCCGGATCTTCTTCGCCGCCTGCGCGAGGAGACCGCCGCCGACCCCATGGCGCGCATGCAGATCACTCCCGAGCAGGGGTGGCTGCTGCGCCTGCTGGTGGGCCTCATCGGAGCGCGGCGGACCATCGAAATCGGTGTCTTCACCGGCTACAGCTCCACCAGCGTCGCGCTCGCTCTCCCGCCCGGCGGCAAGATCACCGCCTGCGACGTCAGCGACAAATGGACTTCAGTGGCCCGCCGCTACTGGCGCGAGGCGGGCGTTGAAGAAAAGATCGATCTGCACCTCGCGCCGGCCCGCGACACCCTCGACTCCCTGCTCGCCGCCGGCTCCGCCGGCTCCTACGACTTCGCTTTCATCGACGCCGACAAGACCGGCTATGCCGACTACTACGATCGCTGCTTCGAACTACTCCGCCCGGGCGGGTTGATCGCCGTTGATAACACGCTCTGGTACGCCCGCGTGATCGACGACTCCGTGCAGGACGCCGACACCGTCGCACTGCGCGCATTCAACAAGAAACTCGCCGCGGATCTTCGCATCGATCTGATCCTGCTTCCCGTCGGCGACGGACTCACGCTCGCGCGCAAACGCGGCTGA
- a CDS encoding spore germination protein GerW family protein, producing the protein MPDIKEIAKTTIGEIERMINAKTVVGDPIQVEGATLIPLVSFGFGFGAGGGQGRNEKTGEGDGGGTGGGGGVKPVAVIIASKDGVRVQPIKPGATGLVEKIAESIGNARRARSSESSPEAES; encoded by the coding sequence ATGCCCGACATCAAGGAAATCGCGAAAACCACGATCGGCGAGATCGAACGGATGATTAACGCCAAGACTGTAGTCGGCGATCCGATTCAAGTCGAAGGCGCAACCTTGATCCCCCTGGTCAGCTTCGGCTTCGGCTTCGGAGCCGGCGGCGGCCAGGGCAGGAACGAAAAGACCGGTGAGGGCGACGGCGGCGGAACCGGCGGCGGAGGCGGCGTGAAGCCGGTTGCCGTGATCATCGCCTCCAAGGACGGCGTCCGCGTGCAGCCCATCAAACCCGGCGCCACCGGACTGGTCGAGAAGATCGCCGAATCCATCGGCAACGCCCGCCGCGCCAGATCCTCGGAGTCTTCGCCCGAAGCCGAAAGCTGA
- a CDS encoding DUF2953 domain-containing protein, producing the protein MPAAAALLLGALLLLSIPVEFAFDVRRHDRARAQVMFRWLFGVVAFPIAPSYRRRRPRNKAKPRRPGRLEWSRVVGALRDPAFRRAAGRFLRRTFSAIHLRRFRLWLRLGLDDPADTGLAWAVAGPAIALLDRRGAVDAAPRFNGESLEFETQGIVWFVPSFLAVAAIAFALSPAAVRAVIRHGVRA; encoded by the coding sequence ATGCCGGCGGCCGCTGCCCTGCTCCTGGGTGCGTTGCTCCTGCTGTCGATCCCGGTCGAGTTCGCGTTCGACGTTCGCCGGCATGATCGCGCGCGAGCACAAGTCATGTTCCGGTGGCTGTTCGGGGTGGTCGCGTTCCCGATCGCCCCGTCCTATCGGCGCCGCCGCCCTCGCAACAAAGCGAAGCCGCGCCGCCCGGGCAGACTCGAATGGTCCCGCGTCGTCGGCGCACTGCGCGACCCGGCCTTCCGCCGGGCGGCGGGGCGGTTCCTCCGCCGGACCTTCTCCGCGATTCATCTCCGCCGCTTTCGCCTTTGGCTGCGTTTGGGTCTCGACGATCCGGCCGACACCGGTTTGGCGTGGGCTGTGGCGGGTCCGGCGATCGCGCTGCTTGACCGGCGCGGCGCCGTCGACGCGGCGCCAAGGTTCAACGGCGAGTCGCTGGAGTTCGAAACGCAGGGCATCGTTTGGTTCGTTCCTTCGTTTTTGGCCGTTGCGGCGATCGCTTTCGCCTTGTCGCCGGCGGCCGTCCGCGCGGTGATTCGGCACGGGGTGCGAGCATGA